Genomic segment of Nostoc sp. TCL240-02:
AATAGATTCAACAATTATTACTCTCACAAGTAAATTGTTATGGGTACTAGGTCATCATCAAGTCAAGCTGTTTAGTTCCTTAAATCTCTCCACAGGAAGCCCAGAAGATAACTTCATCAATTTTGGACATGACCATGATTATAAATTTGGTTCCAAAATGATGTCTAGTCTCCCAATAAATGCTGTTGGAGTAATGGATAGGGGTTTTGCTGGATTAAAATTTATCCAAGAATTAGTACAAGAAAACAAATATTTTGTTTTGCGGATAAAAAACAATTGGAAACTAGAATTTGATGGCTCAAATGGATTGGTCAAAGTTGGTGCATCTGATGATGCTCAAGCTTATAGAGTAATTAATTTCTGTGATTTAGAGACAAAAACCGAGTTTCGCTTAGTGACTAATTTACCAGAGTCGGGAGATGCAGCTGTTCATGATGATGAAATTAGGGATATTTATCGATTACGTTGGGGAGTTGAATTGTTGTGGAAGTTTTTAAAGATGCACTTAAAACTTGACAAACTCATTACCAAAAACGTCAATGGTATTACCATACAAATTTACGTGAGCTTGATAGCCTATCTGATTTTACAGCTTTTATCTATTCCCGAACAATGGGGACATACACTATTAGATAAATTCCGCTATCTTCAATCTTGTATGTGTCAGAAAATCAGCTATGTTCATTGGTTTGAGGAGATGATGTTTTGCTGACTAATTTAAGCTTTTGAGACTTAGTGTAACTAATAATGTAAAGTTTTGTATCAGCATTCAACATTTCTGGCATTATACCATCAATTAAGATGGATATAAGAATATCAATAACGAGTTCATTAACTTGATATTTTTGAATTAAGTTTTGATCAATTTCTAAAGCTAAAGTAGAGAAGAATCTAGATTGAGCGTCATTATTCTCAAACATATATTCATACATAATTTCATCGGTAAATACAAAGTATGAAACTCGAACTGCTGCCGATTTATAAGTAGTTTCAACCGAACTTGCCTTGTCATTTACCCATTCCATAAATCGCTGCAATTTCTCATCTTGTGTCAATAATCCATCAACTTTTATCTTCATCATCCACACCAAATCATCTGCCTTCCTCATCATCTCTGCTGTGAGCAAAAAAACCTCCTGCCAGCGTTTTTCATTAATATGCTTAATCAAATTTTTATAAGTAGAATTAGCAACAATTTCTCTTGCTGTAAAATACTCATGAAACGTTAAGTGAGAAAAAGAATAGATGCCCTTAGCTCGTTCTGTTAGTAGCCCATGCTGTGCTTCAATAGACTTTAAAACGGCTTCACTATCGAGTTTCAATACTTCTAGATCTGTGTCAGAATTGCGTAAGTTACGAATAAAATCAGCAATGTATGCTTCAGCAGTTTTCTGCTTAAAGAAATAGTCTTTCTGCTCAAAGGTAGTTAAGCCTATTTGACTCAGCAAGTCTTCCTTACGCTGCGAAGATAGATTTTTATAGACCTGCTCTCTCTCAATATTGCGTTTGGCATCCCATTTTTTCAGCAATACATCTAATCCTTCTTGATAAAGTTCAGAACGGTTTGCTGGGAAATCTCCACTATTTCCAAATACCAAACACAGTAATGTTAACAGTAAAGGACTACTTGCTAGTTCTTGGATTGGTTTATTCTCCTTCAGTTTTTGAATAAATCTTTTACCTTTAACTGGATCAGTTAACTGGAACCAGTTTTGAGCAAAAATGGTTATTTGTTTTTCTTCAAAATCTGCCATCTCTACTTCTGTGAAATTTTCAAAGGTGTATTCTTTGGCAGCAATACGACAGGTAATGACCAACTGATTTGTATGAAACAGGTCGGAAAATTCCCGAATTTGTCGTAAGACACGCTTAGTGTCTTCTTCTCGCACTTCATCTAAGCCATCCAGCAATACCAATGCCTTCCCCTGTCTCAATAGTTCCTCTACTGTCAGGCTGGCATAAGTTACACCACAGCTTAATAATTGTTCAGCAATAAATTGAAAAATATCTGGTTGTTTAGGTGCTTCTGCAAAATCTTTTAAGGTGATAAACAAGGGAAATCTGTTTGCTTGAAATCTCCCTTCAATACATTGCATTGCTAGATATTTTAAAAAAGTGGTTTTTCCTGCTCCTGGTTTGCCTAAAACCATCAGCTTACTATAAAGCTGTACAACGTCTAGTCCTAAGACTCGTTTCTGTTTTACTCTGCTAAGTCCAATCCGCTCAAAGTTATCATGGTCACAGTTTTGTATTAGTTCTGCAACTTTAAGTCGTGTTCGTCCTGTTATTTCCTCTAGAATATTGACATTCGTGTAAATACCTTGTTTTCCTGTTAACTTAATCGGCTTAGGCATATCTAATACCCGCATGGTTCCGCACTTTTCTTTGATGTAGAGTTTGATTTGTTTGCGGATTTCTTGCACTAAAGTATCAATAGAATCATATATGTCATCTTTAGTTAAATCGCCAGAGGGTTTTTGCTGTGAGTATCTTTTGCTCAGATACTCCCGTAAGCGACTTTCTTTAACAGGGCCATTACCAGTGATGCAAAATTTTTTGTAAATGCCTGTAAGACAAGTGCCGAGGTTACTTTCGGAAATGTTTAATTCTTGAGCTACGTTGACTCGATTCTTACTACGACCGAATATTTCCACAAAGACTTCTTTCTCTCGGTGCGACAACTCACTGTATTGCTCCAGTTGCTTAAGAAAGTCCTCTGGTATAGACATTGACCACTCCCACTATTACTTATAAGCCAGTGTAGCCAAAGTTTTTATCAAAATGTGGAGTTAATTCAGTGTAAGTCAGGCTAAGTCAAGGTAAGTCAGATAAATAACTACAAAAGAAAATTGCGACATTGAACTCAGTCAAGTTACTGAGGCGATCGCAATGCTAGAAACACTAATCCCTTTGGTTGTAAATAAGTCTGTTGAAGTTGTTATTGGAATACTGCTGGAAAAATTTTGTAAATGGGTGCTGAGTGATGCCAATATCAAAAGTGCCAACAACTCTCTGAAAATGCAGATTCTTGTACTTTATCTTGATTGGGTTTTACGAAAAACATCACTAAAACCTTTGCCAGAGGAATCAGAAGAGAAGGATTAAGAAACAGTGGGTAGTAGAGATAATAGAGCGATCGCATTCACAAACAAAGTGCGATCGCTCCTGTCTCAATGCTTGCATCGTGCTAGCATAAAGAGAAATCCTACTCTGAGGTAAAGCGATGGCTACCCTTTATGTAAGAAATTTACCCGATGATTTATATGCCAAGCTGCAAGAGTTAGCGGCATCTGAACACCGTTCAATTAACGCCCAAGTCATAACTCTGTTAGAACAAGCTTTAAAGACTGAAGCACAGCAAATAGAAGACCAGAAACGCCAGAATGTACTTAAAGTCCTGGAAGAAAGTCGCCAGCGTCGCCGTGTGAATCCAGCAGACTTCGGATTACCTGATAGTACTCAACTGATTCGAGAAGACCGCGACAGATGACTACCCCTCTAAGATGCGTGTTAGATACCAGTGTGTGTATCAAGTATTTTATTGCTGATCCACTAACTGCCAAAGTTAATCAGCTTTTCGACCATTTTGCCAATCCACAGACGGAAATATTTGTTCCAGACCTCTTTTACATTGAGTGTGCCAACGCCTTATTGAAGTACGTCCGTGCAAGGATGTACACTGCTGCTGAGGTTCAGACAGATTTAGCGACCCTCAAAGCTTTTCCTTTGCGTGTTGTCTCTACGGCTGATTTGATGGCGGATGCAGTTACGATCGCATTAAACTATGGAATCTCCGCCTACGATGGCTCTTATGTCGCACTTTCCCAGCAGCTAGATGCAACTTTGCTAACTCTCGACGGCAAGCTGGTAAAGGCTTTAGCTGGTTCGTCTTACAATGTTTCCTCGTTTAATGACTTTGAGGTTCCGCCGTTGGAGTCAATGTAGAAGCGATCGCTTTTCTTCACCATATATTTAACCCCAAAGCATTGAATGAGGCTAAACAAATCGATACAAGCTCAGAATTGGGGAAATTAAATTTTTATCACCGACTTAATTAGTTGCAATAAAATTAGTTTGTAAAGCAGGGGATAAACCTGCTGTTTTTTAATATTCAATTGTCAAAAATGCCTTTTACTTATAACCGCACTGTTCGCTTTCAAGATACTGATGCTGCTGGAGTAGTTTATTTTGCTAACGTTTTGGGTATTTGCCATGAAGCTTATGAAGAATCTTTAGAAGCATCAAGTATTAATCTCAAAGATTTTTTTACTAATCCCTCTGTGGGGTTTCCCATTGTTCATACTAGTGTGGATTTTTTGCGCCCTATGTTTGTTGGGAATAAGTTGCTGATTAGCTTAATTCCACAAAAAATAGGTGTTGAGAAGTTTGAAATTACTTACGAAATTGCTGTGGGTGAAGTGATAGTTGCTAAGGCTATTACTCGTCATGTTTGTATTGATGTGAGTAGTAGAAATAAGCAGGAATTACCTGATGAGATAGTTCAGTGGTTGGAGAGGAACCGCAGAGATGCAGAGGACGCAGAGAGAAGAAGGTCGAGAGAGATTATGTAATGGAATTTTGGAGGAATTCTGTGGCGATTTGCTGTAACTGTTGACGGTTAATTTTACCTTGAGAGTTGCGGGGTAAATTTTGCTGGGGAATCCAATATTTAGGGATTTTAAATTTGCTGAGTTTGTGTTTGAGTAGGGTTTGGATTTTTAAGACGGAAGTATTTGATTTTTTGGGAATGTAAATCGCTGTTAAGGCTTGTCCCCAGTC
This window contains:
- a CDS encoding thioesterase family protein; the protein is MPFTYNRTVRFQDTDAAGVVYFANVLGICHEAYEESLEASSINLKDFFTNPSVGFPIVHTSVDFLRPMFVGNKLLISLIPQKIGVEKFEITYEIAVGEVIVAKAITRHVCIDVSSRNKQELPDEIVQWLERNRRDAEDAERRRSREIM
- a CDS encoding type II toxin-antitoxin system VapC family toxin, which translates into the protein MTTPLRCVLDTSVCIKYFIADPLTAKVNQLFDHFANPQTEIFVPDLFYIECANALLKYVRARMYTAAEVQTDLATLKAFPLRVVSTADLMADAVTIALNYGISAYDGSYVALSQQLDATLLTLDGKLVKALAGSSYNVSSFNDFEVPPLESM
- a CDS encoding IS4 family transposase, which codes for MIINSFPKIVKDILKSLPKNDYPVLNSRLFFECWLSYALDNSLTSMRDLFNRLNNNCFEVDISTFSKANLHRSQKPFQEIYQKLNELVQKKVQKKLHNKYAICPIDSTIITLTSKLLWVLGHHQVKLFSSLNLSTGSPEDNFINFGHDHDYKFGSKMMSSLPINAVGVMDRGFAGLKFIQELVQENKYFVLRIKNNWKLEFDGSNGLVKVGASDDAQAYRVINFCDLETKTEFRLVTNLPESGDAAVHDDEIRDIYRLRWGVELLWKFLKMHLKLDKLITKNVNGITIQIYVSLIAYLILQLLSIPEQWGHTLLDKFRYLQSCMCQKISYVHWFEEMMFC
- a CDS encoding NACHT domain-containing NTPase, with the protein product MSIPEDFLKQLEQYSELSHREKEVFVEIFGRSKNRVNVAQELNISESNLGTCLTGIYKKFCITGNGPVKESRLREYLSKRYSQQKPSGDLTKDDIYDSIDTLVQEIRKQIKLYIKEKCGTMRVLDMPKPIKLTGKQGIYTNVNILEEITGRTRLKVAELIQNCDHDNFERIGLSRVKQKRVLGLDVVQLYSKLMVLGKPGAGKTTFLKYLAMQCIEGRFQANRFPLFITLKDFAEAPKQPDIFQFIAEQLLSCGVTYASLTVEELLRQGKALVLLDGLDEVREEDTKRVLRQIREFSDLFHTNQLVITCRIAAKEYTFENFTEVEMADFEEKQITIFAQNWFQLTDPVKGKRFIQKLKENKPIQELASSPLLLTLLCLVFGNSGDFPANRSELYQEGLDVLLKKWDAKRNIEREQVYKNLSSQRKEDLLSQIGLTTFEQKDYFFKQKTAEAYIADFIRNLRNSDTDLEVLKLDSEAVLKSIEAQHGLLTERAKGIYSFSHLTFHEYFTAREIVANSTYKNLIKHINEKRWQEVFLLTAEMMRKADDLVWMMKIKVDGLLTQDEKLQRFMEWVNDKASSVETTYKSAAVRVSYFVFTDEIMYEYMFENNDAQSRFFSTLALEIDQNLIQKYQVNELVIDILISILIDGIMPEMLNADTKLYIISYTKSQKLKLVSKTSSPQTNEHS
- a CDS encoding Arc family DNA-binding protein codes for the protein MATLYVRNLPDDLYAKLQELAASEHRSINAQVITLLEQALKTEAQQIEDQKRQNVLKVLEESRQRRRVNPADFGLPDSTQLIREDRDR